A stretch of the Arthrobacter stackebrandtii genome encodes the following:
- a CDS encoding amino acid adenylation domain-containing protein: MATPSPSTLELPTPGPEASHVLPLVGAQPGIWYAHHLEGERASSYNVARSTAIEGKLDAAALTEAVALGLAAVDTLGFAFGEVEGAPAQWPAHSGREPLELVDLRGQGTAVAEQLMAADLATPVSLEGGGPLYRHVLMQMGDTQWLWYQRYHHILLDGYSFTAITRHILEHYRALVQGRTAPPSTFTPTRDVGGAEASYRRSEHEEADAMFWRDYCRELPPGTSLAVPESRTEAITGASGSRCAEARLNARLGEGIAALARENKVSWADVVSAGVGSYVARMAGSTDVVLGVPFMGRMGTAALNAAAPVVAVMPLHLQFTPSAGLGRAAAATASALARIRPHSRYGAEQLQRDLGMVGGGTALYGTVLNLKIFEYPFELPGATLRTNHLSAGPVDDLEVSVYRNGGEIVLELEAASGLYTQLEVELHARRLAHWLEELVETGQPLADAVLPLPEELGRIQGDWGRGPRLAPGAGTITGLLDAHAAAHPHETALSDAGGSLTFAGLSARTNALARALISRGVGPGTVVAIALPRSMDTVVAISAALAAGAAYLPLDLDYPGERLAYMLQDAAPQILLTASTVQPGIAFDGSTLTLDTPDIARELAGQATAPVTQQDRLRPLHPADLAYIIYTSGSTGRPKGVMTTHEGLANLLAVHGAGVFGETVDALAGRRVRAGHSASFSFDSSWEQLIWLFLGHRLHVLDDEQRRDPQAIVEVIRDQRIDAIDITPSLGTQLLDCGLLAPGEHHPALVLFGGEAAPPSLWQALRAAPETRSHNFYGPTEYTVDTLGAGVADSPHPVVGRPIGNTRVHVLDSRLCPVPPGAVGELYISGPGLARGYLGRPSLTASRFVADPLMPGARMYRTGDLVRWQLDGQLDYLSRADDQVKIRGHRVELGEVEDALGALPGVAAAVVIAEQLGQTSRLVGYYVPGHDAAPVDAAALRSGLAATVPDYMVPAVLVPLPVLPLTVNGKVDKAALPAPSTEPSEPGRAPANAREDLLCTAIAAVLGREAVGADDDFFVLGGDSISAMAVCGAARRAGWALRPRDIFARRTPAALAAALEPLHQDVRQDVAAEGDVPPLPIQCWLGSTAGLDAHYAQGVCVSVPQELTQEILRQALTALLRTHPALRAQLRNGMLHIPGRETIDASRTTMDLSGMPGTTASSAFHAAAQLLDPEGGAMVQAVLLDGVPVQPAEPGARLLVLAIHHLVVDGVSWRTLLPDLEQAVQALLAGRTPQLEPEQTSLRHWGSRLHAQKEARRAELPHWLDQLRGGPDPLGRGTMDPVLDTQATAGSSRILLSEEATTAILSALPTAFQATVEETLLAVTVLAAAHHFGVDALAMTRESHGRHSDTLDLERTVGWLTAEHPIHVALDGLDTAVLLAGGGDPAAVLRAVKQAVRATPGDGLGYGILRHLDAREQAGLVAASAQNPPALLVNYLGRFSSHGGHFTPVQAGGSFADTFAVSQDATMPLAHPLELNAFLDGTRLALCWSWASRLLNEADASAVTAGMEQAATALAEFAAAQPRKAAATLVPADVSGTVLDAAGLNRLQESHGPALAVLPLGPLQQGLLFHEQLGGDAGSYSSVTVMEFTGPVDTGRLRTALEHLVDTHPQLGASFNTTAGPVPVQYIGHPAFRRPVDFQESSVPAGGDGPAETLALERAEAARSFTVERGPLLTARLVRWADGSARLVLNAHHLLVDGWSTPLMVQSLLDCYNTGRPAAATTLAGYAAACAQRIPASADRDAWAAAFAGATPTLAEGTLVTAAEGGEPATICLDLDAAFTRRLAEAAQRHGATHNSIFALAHALLLGELTGRTDVVFGTTVSGREDQAVQDVVGLFTNTVPVRVQLDPAGTPAGHLAALQTHQSELREHATLGLGEIQALAGTGTLFDTLFVMENYPAQEASERPGPDALAVSGLRNRGYTHYPLTVLVLPAGQGYQVVLEHRLGEAAGAAILPRFQAALEKIIEAGQQPLAATTALLPDERTVLAEANYSNRDVPETTIRDLLAVGAAAFGPAAALQDGAQSLSHAELRGRVLELAGRLRTAGVRTGDIVAVSIPRSAHLSIALLAVIEAGAAYLPLDTGYPAERLAYMLADAAPAAVLTTAGRAGGFPPGMVSVLADEPAGNGPLAAQGPAGWRAQVAAELTPGHPAYIIYTSGSTGQPKGVVVPHSAIANRLLWMQHEYPIGAGDVVLQKTPSSFDVSVWEFFWPFLAGAAQLVAPPEAHKDPVELHALMSRGAVTTVHFVPSMLAAFLAAHGHSMKPLPALRHVFCSGEALPRELSAAAEQLLGVPVQNLYGPTEAAVDVSFHSGARAVPGQLGAGVPIGRPVWNTQLHVLDSMLRPVAPGVAGELYLGGVQLATGYLGRPALTAGRYIANPFGNGTRLYRSGDIVRRLPCGALEYLGRADDQLKIRGQRMELGEIEAVLAATHGVEAAVVAAKSSAAATGPAGADARILVAYLVPSNNDAGDPAAAAGQALPARGREACERALPAHMVPVHWILLDALPLTSNGKLDRRALPEPVITGGTGRELREGLEQTVAAAFTEVLGVPATNAGDDFFALGGHSLLAMALAARLSRLLDRQVAVGTVMAASTVEGLARRIAEKSDGMEALGEVLPIRTGSTLPLFCIHPASGFAWQYRALARHLDPAQTLVGLQSPRPGGPLATAATMAEAHERHYNTIRSVQPHGPYSLLGYSLGGTIAHAVAARLAAEGEAVAFLGLLDTYPPEGQDWGSGAEEEVAAEAEREQLEQGPGGTTAEQAAMARDIVENYRDSVRLLSRAATGRFPGRAQLFTATRTIPDGHDPARAWAGHIGNLDIEPIDCSHEDILAPETLSVLGPLLAALLAHGGGAGTQGKATP; this comes from the coding sequence ATGGCAACGCCGTCACCGTCCACCCTTGAACTGCCCACACCCGGGCCGGAAGCCAGCCACGTGCTGCCCCTGGTCGGAGCCCAGCCGGGCATTTGGTATGCCCACCATCTCGAGGGGGAGCGCGCCAGCAGCTACAACGTGGCCCGCAGCACCGCCATCGAGGGAAAGCTCGACGCCGCGGCCCTCACCGAAGCAGTGGCCCTGGGCCTGGCGGCGGTAGACACCCTGGGATTCGCCTTTGGCGAAGTTGAAGGTGCGCCCGCCCAGTGGCCCGCACACAGCGGCCGCGAGCCGCTGGAGCTCGTTGACCTGCGCGGACAGGGAACGGCAGTTGCGGAACAGCTCATGGCGGCCGACCTGGCCACCCCCGTCTCCCTGGAAGGTGGCGGGCCGCTGTACCGCCACGTGCTCATGCAGATGGGGGACACGCAGTGGCTCTGGTACCAGCGCTACCACCACATCCTGTTGGACGGCTACAGCTTCACCGCCATCACCCGCCACATCCTGGAACACTATCGTGCGCTGGTTCAGGGCCGCACGGCGCCGCCCTCGACATTCACCCCGACCCGCGATGTGGGTGGCGCCGAGGCCAGCTACCGGAGGTCGGAACATGAGGAGGCAGACGCAATGTTCTGGCGCGACTACTGCCGGGAGCTGCCCCCGGGCACCAGCCTTGCCGTCCCCGAATCCCGCACGGAAGCCATCACCGGCGCCTCGGGAAGCAGGTGTGCCGAGGCGCGCCTTAATGCCCGGCTCGGCGAGGGCATTGCCGCCCTGGCCAGGGAGAACAAGGTGAGCTGGGCGGATGTGGTGAGCGCCGGCGTCGGCAGCTACGTGGCCCGCATGGCAGGTTCCACCGACGTGGTCCTGGGCGTGCCGTTCATGGGCCGCATGGGCACAGCGGCGCTGAATGCGGCAGCCCCCGTAGTGGCCGTCATGCCGCTGCACCTGCAGTTCACGCCCAGTGCCGGGCTGGGCCGCGCAGCCGCGGCCACGGCGTCGGCCCTGGCCCGGATCCGCCCGCACAGCCGTTACGGGGCCGAACAGCTCCAGCGCGACCTGGGCATGGTGGGCGGCGGCACTGCCCTGTACGGAACCGTGCTGAACCTGAAGATTTTCGAATACCCGTTCGAACTGCCGGGTGCCACGCTGCGCACCAACCACCTCTCCGCCGGCCCCGTGGACGATCTCGAGGTGTCCGTATACAGGAACGGCGGCGAGATTGTCCTGGAACTCGAGGCAGCCTCCGGCCTGTACACACAACTGGAGGTGGAACTGCACGCCCGCCGGCTGGCGCACTGGCTTGAAGAACTCGTGGAGACGGGCCAGCCCTTGGCGGACGCAGTACTGCCCCTGCCGGAGGAACTGGGCCGGATCCAGGGGGACTGGGGCAGGGGGCCGCGCCTCGCCCCCGGCGCCGGCACCATCACAGGCCTGCTGGACGCCCACGCCGCAGCGCACCCGCACGAGACGGCCCTGTCCGATGCAGGAGGAAGCCTGACCTTCGCCGGGCTGTCCGCGCGCACCAACGCACTGGCCCGGGCGCTCATCTCCCGCGGCGTGGGCCCGGGGACCGTTGTGGCCATCGCACTGCCGCGCTCCATGGACACCGTCGTGGCCATTTCCGCTGCGCTCGCAGCCGGCGCCGCCTACCTGCCCCTTGACCTGGACTACCCCGGCGAGCGCCTTGCCTACATGCTCCAGGACGCCGCTCCCCAGATCCTGCTGACCGCGTCAACGGTCCAGCCAGGCATTGCCTTCGACGGTTCCACCCTCACCCTGGACACCCCCGACATCGCCCGGGAACTGGCCGGGCAGGCAACTGCGCCCGTCACGCAGCAGGACAGGTTGCGGCCCCTCCACCCTGCCGATCTTGCCTACATTATCTACACCTCCGGCTCCACGGGACGGCCCAAGGGAGTCATGACCACCCATGAGGGACTCGCCAATCTCCTGGCCGTCCACGGGGCCGGGGTTTTTGGGGAAACCGTGGACGCGCTCGCAGGCCGCCGCGTGCGGGCCGGGCACAGCGCCTCCTTCTCCTTTGATTCCTCCTGGGAGCAATTGATCTGGCTGTTCCTGGGGCACCGCTTGCACGTGCTCGACGACGAACAGCGCCGCGACCCGCAGGCCATTGTGGAGGTGATCCGGGACCAGCGGATCGACGCCATTGACATCACCCCGTCCCTGGGCACCCAGCTGCTGGACTGCGGCCTTCTGGCGCCGGGTGAGCACCACCCGGCGCTGGTGCTCTTCGGCGGCGAGGCCGCCCCGCCGTCGTTGTGGCAAGCCCTGCGCGCCGCCCCCGAAACACGCAGCCACAACTTCTACGGACCCACCGAATACACGGTGGACACCCTGGGCGCCGGTGTTGCCGATTCGCCGCATCCGGTGGTGGGCCGGCCCATCGGCAACACCCGCGTGCATGTGCTCGATTCCCGCCTGTGCCCCGTGCCACCGGGTGCGGTGGGGGAGCTGTACATCTCCGGCCCCGGCCTGGCCCGCGGCTACCTGGGCCGCCCCTCCCTGACCGCCTCCCGGTTTGTGGCCGACCCCCTCATGCCCGGTGCGCGGATGTACCGCACGGGCGACCTGGTCCGCTGGCAGCTGGACGGCCAGCTTGACTACCTCAGCCGCGCCGATGACCAGGTGAAAATTCGCGGCCACCGGGTGGAACTTGGCGAGGTCGAGGATGCGCTGGGCGCACTGCCCGGGGTGGCCGCCGCAGTGGTCATTGCCGAACAACTTGGCCAGACCAGCCGGCTCGTGGGCTACTACGTGCCCGGACACGATGCTGCGCCGGTGGATGCCGCCGCCCTTCGTTCCGGGCTGGCCGCCACCGTGCCGGACTACATGGTCCCCGCCGTGCTGGTGCCCCTTCCCGTCCTTCCCCTGACCGTCAACGGCAAGGTGGACAAGGCCGCCTTGCCAGCACCTAGCACCGAGCCCAGTGAGCCGGGCCGCGCCCCGGCCAACGCCCGCGAGGACCTGCTGTGCACCGCCATTGCCGCCGTGCTGGGCCGGGAAGCAGTGGGCGCCGACGACGACTTTTTTGTCCTTGGCGGCGACAGCATCTCCGCCATGGCCGTGTGCGGGGCGGCCCGCCGCGCCGGCTGGGCGTTGCGTCCCCGCGACATCTTTGCCCGGCGCACTCCCGCCGCACTGGCCGCCGCCCTTGAACCCCTGCATCAGGACGTCCGCCAGGATGTGGCAGCAGAGGGCGATGTCCCCCCGCTGCCCATCCAATGCTGGCTGGGCAGCACGGCCGGGCTGGACGCACACTACGCACAGGGTGTCTGCGTCAGCGTCCCGCAGGAATTGACGCAGGAGATCCTCCGGCAGGCCCTCACGGCACTGCTGCGCACCCACCCCGCCCTGCGCGCCCAGCTGCGCAACGGCATGCTGCACATCCCAGGCAGGGAGACCATCGACGCTTCCCGCACCACCATGGACCTGTCGGGGATGCCCGGCACCACCGCCAGCTCTGCTTTCCACGCGGCGGCCCAGTTGCTGGACCCCGAGGGCGGCGCCATGGTCCAGGCCGTGCTGCTCGACGGCGTGCCTGTCCAGCCCGCGGAGCCCGGCGCCCGGCTGCTGGTGCTGGCCATCCACCACCTCGTGGTCGACGGCGTCTCCTGGCGCACGCTGCTGCCGGACCTCGAGCAAGCCGTACAGGCATTGTTGGCCGGCCGCACGCCGCAGTTGGAGCCCGAACAAACCTCGCTGCGGCACTGGGGCAGCCGCCTCCACGCACAGAAGGAGGCACGGCGCGCGGAACTGCCGCACTGGCTCGACCAGCTGCGCGGCGGCCCCGACCCGCTGGGCCGCGGCACCATGGACCCCGTGCTGGACACGCAGGCCACGGCAGGCAGCAGCCGGATCCTGCTCAGCGAGGAAGCCACCACGGCCATCCTCTCCGCCCTGCCAACAGCGTTCCAGGCCACGGTTGAGGAGACGTTGCTGGCCGTCACGGTGCTGGCCGCGGCGCACCACTTCGGCGTGGACGCCCTGGCCATGACCCGCGAATCCCACGGACGCCACAGCGACACCCTGGACCTGGAGCGGACAGTTGGTTGGCTGACTGCCGAACATCCCATCCACGTGGCACTCGACGGCCTCGACACAGCCGTGTTGCTGGCCGGCGGCGGCGATCCCGCAGCCGTGCTGCGCGCCGTCAAGCAGGCCGTCCGGGCCACCCCCGGAGACGGCCTCGGCTACGGCATCCTGCGCCACCTTGATGCCCGCGAGCAAGCAGGCCTTGTCGCCGCGTCCGCACAGAACCCGCCGGCGTTGTTGGTCAACTACCTTGGCCGCTTCAGCTCCCACGGTGGACACTTCACCCCCGTGCAGGCCGGCGGCTCCTTCGCCGACACCTTCGCCGTCAGCCAGGACGCCACCATGCCGCTGGCCCACCCGCTGGAACTGAACGCGTTCCTGGACGGAACCCGGCTGGCCCTGTGCTGGAGCTGGGCCTCCCGGCTGCTCAACGAGGCAGATGCCAGTGCCGTGACTGCCGGCATGGAACAGGCCGCCACGGCACTGGCGGAGTTCGCCGCAGCCCAACCCCGCAAGGCAGCCGCCACCCTGGTGCCGGCCGACGTCAGTGGCACAGTTCTGGACGCCGCCGGGCTGAACCGGCTCCAGGAAAGCCACGGCCCTGCGCTTGCGGTGTTGCCGCTGGGGCCGTTGCAGCAGGGGCTGCTGTTTCACGAACAGCTCGGCGGCGACGCCGGCAGCTACAGTTCCGTCACCGTCATGGAATTCACCGGTCCCGTGGACACGGGACGCCTGCGGACTGCGCTGGAACACCTGGTTGACACCCATCCCCAACTTGGGGCTTCGTTCAACACCACGGCAGGTCCCGTTCCCGTGCAGTACATCGGCCACCCGGCCTTCCGCCGGCCCGTGGACTTCCAGGAGTCCTCGGTGCCGGCAGGCGGTGACGGCCCCGCCGAGACCCTGGCCCTGGAACGTGCCGAGGCCGCACGCAGCTTCACCGTGGAGCGCGGTCCACTGCTCACCGCCCGCCTGGTCCGCTGGGCCGACGGATCCGCCCGGCTGGTGCTCAACGCCCACCACCTGCTGGTGGACGGCTGGTCAACACCGCTCATGGTCCAGTCCCTGCTGGATTGCTACAATACCGGCCGCCCCGCTGCGGCCACCACCCTGGCCGGCTATGCCGCGGCCTGCGCACAACGCATCCCCGCCTCCGCCGACAGGGACGCCTGGGCGGCGGCCTTCGCCGGTGCCACCCCAACCCTTGCGGAAGGCACGCTGGTCACCGCCGCAGAAGGCGGTGAGCCGGCCACGATCTGCCTGGACCTGGATGCCGCCTTCACCCGCCGCCTGGCGGAAGCCGCACAGCGGCACGGTGCCACCCACAATTCCATCTTCGCCCTGGCCCACGCACTGCTGCTGGGCGAACTGACGGGACGGACCGACGTCGTCTTCGGCACCACCGTCTCCGGCCGCGAGGACCAAGCCGTCCAGGACGTGGTGGGGCTGTTCACCAACACGGTGCCCGTCCGCGTGCAGCTGGACCCGGCCGGCACACCTGCCGGACACCTGGCCGCACTGCAGACCCACCAGTCCGAACTGCGCGAGCATGCCACGCTGGGCCTGGGCGAAATCCAGGCGCTGGCCGGCACAGGAACGCTGTTCGACACCTTGTTTGTCATGGAAAACTACCCGGCGCAGGAGGCATCCGAACGGCCGGGCCCGGACGCCCTGGCCGTGTCTGGGCTGCGAAACCGCGGCTACACCCACTACCCCCTGACCGTGCTGGTCCTGCCGGCAGGGCAGGGGTACCAGGTGGTCCTTGAACACCGCCTGGGTGAGGCTGCCGGTGCTGCCATCCTGCCCCGCTTCCAGGCGGCACTGGAAAAGATTATCGAAGCCGGACAGCAGCCCCTGGCCGCCACCACGGCACTGCTTCCGGACGAGCGCACCGTCCTGGCGGAGGCCAACTACAGCAACCGCGATGTCCCGGAAACCACCATCCGGGACCTGCTGGCAGTGGGCGCCGCCGCATTTGGGCCGGCCGCTGCCCTGCAGGACGGTGCGCAAAGCCTCAGCCACGCCGAGCTGCGCGGGCGCGTCCTGGAACTGGCGGGCAGGCTGCGGACCGCAGGCGTGCGCACCGGCGACATTGTGGCCGTGTCCATTCCGCGCTCGGCCCACCTGAGCATTGCGCTGCTGGCCGTCATCGAGGCCGGTGCCGCGTACCTGCCGCTGGACACCGGCTACCCGGCCGAGCGGCTCGCGTACATGTTGGCGGACGCGGCCCCCGCGGCCGTGCTCACCACGGCGGGACGTGCCGGCGGGTTCCCGCCCGGCATGGTGAGCGTCCTGGCTGACGAACCGGCTGGCAATGGGCCGTTGGCTGCACAGGGCCCGGCCGGCTGGCGCGCCCAGGTTGCCGCGGAACTGACCCCCGGCCACCCGGCCTACATCATCTACACCTCCGGCTCCACGGGCCAACCCAAGGGGGTGGTGGTGCCGCACAGCGCCATTGCCAACCGGCTGCTTTGGATGCAGCACGAATACCCCATCGGGGCCGGGGATGTGGTCCTGCAAAAGACGCCCTCCAGCTTTGACGTATCCGTCTGGGAGTTCTTCTGGCCCTTCCTGGCCGGTGCAGCACAGCTGGTTGCCCCGCCTGAAGCGCACAAGGATCCCGTGGAGCTCCATGCCTTGATGAGCCGTGGCGCCGTCACCACGGTGCACTTTGTGCCGTCCATGCTCGCCGCTTTTTTGGCCGCACACGGTCACTCCATGAAACCGCTGCCGGCCCTGCGCCACGTTTTTTGCAGCGGCGAGGCACTGCCGCGGGAGCTGTCGGCCGCTGCCGAACAGTTGCTTGGGGTGCCTGTGCAAAACCTGTATGGCCCCACGGAGGCCGCGGTGGATGTGTCCTTCCATTCCGGCGCCCGGGCGGTGCCCGGGCAACTGGGCGCAGGAGTCCCCATTGGCCGCCCCGTATGGAACACGCAGCTGCATGTGCTGGATTCCATGCTGCGCCCGGTAGCCCCGGGCGTGGCAGGCGAGCTCTACCTGGGGGGCGTGCAACTGGCCACCGGTTACCTGGGCCGCCCCGCCCTGACAGCCGGACGGTACATTGCCAACCCCTTTGGCAACGGCACCCGCCTGTACCGCAGCGGCGACATTGTGCGGCGTTTGCCTTGCGGCGCCCTGGAATACCTGGGCCGCGCGGACGACCAACTCAAGATCCGAGGCCAACGCATGGAGCTCGGTGAAATCGAGGCGGTCCTGGCGGCTACCCACGGCGTGGAGGCGGCCGTGGTGGCCGCGAAATCATCCGCAGCGGCCACCGGCCCGGCCGGTGCCGATGCCCGGATCCTTGTGGCCTACCTGGTGCCGTCCAATAACGACGCCGGGGATCCTGCGGCGGCTGCCGGGCAGGCCCTCCCGGCCCGCGGCAGGGAGGCTTGCGAACGTGCCCTGCCGGCACACATGGTGCCGGTGCACTGGATCCTGTTGGACGCCCTGCCGTTGACCAGCAACGGAAAACTGGACCGCAGGGCGCTGCCCGAGCCAGTCATCACCGGCGGCACGGGCCGTGAGCTGCGGGAAGGACTGGAACAGACCGTGGCGGCAGCCTTCACGGAGGTGCTGGGCGTGCCTGCCACCAATGCCGGGGATGACTTCTTTGCCCTGGGCGGGCACTCCCTGCTGGCCATGGCACTGGCTGCACGGCTCAGCCGCTTACTGGACCGGCAGGTTGCCGTGGGCACGGTCATGGCCGCCAGCACCGTGGAGGGCCTGGCCCGGCGCATTGCGGAGAAATCCGATGGCATGGAGGCACTTGGCGAGGTCCTGCCCATCCGCACCGGCAGCACCTTGCCCTTGTTCTGCATCCACCCGGCCTCCGGGTTCGCCTGGCAGTACCGCGCCCTGGCCCGCCACCTCGATCCCGCCCAAACCCTGGTGGGGCTGCAGTCACCGCGCCCCGGAGGTCCGCTCGCCACTGCCGCCACCATGGCCGAGGCCCATGAACGGCATTACAACACCATCCGTTCGGTGCAGCCCCACGGCCCCTACAGCCTCCTTGGCTACTCGCTCGGCGGCACCATCGCCCACGCCGTGGCAGCCCGGCTGGCGGCCGAAGGGGAAGCCGTGGCCTTCCTGGGACTGTTGGACACCTATCCTCCCGAAGGCCAAGACTGGGGCTCCGGAGCCGAGGAGGAAGTTGCGGCCGAAGCCGAACGCGAACAACTGGAGCAGGGGCCCGGCGGCACCACAGCCGAACAGGCAGCCATGGCCCGGGACATTGTGGAGAACTACCGCGACTCCGTCAGGCTGCTCTCCCGCGCCGCAACCGGCAGATTCCCGGGCCGTGCGCAGCTGTTCACGGCAACCCGGACCATCCCGGACGGGCATGACCCCGCCCGCGCCTGGGCAGGCCACATTGGCAACCTGGACATCGAACCCATCGACTGCTCCCACGAAGACATCCTCGCCCCCGAAACACTCTCCGTGCTCGGACCCCTGCTGGCGGCCCTGCTGGCCCACGGCGGGGGCGCCGGCACCCAAGGAAAGGCAACACCATGA
- a CDS encoding MbtH family protein, whose protein sequence is MSAAGNPFDNDEGVFLVLANAEGQHSLWPEFVPVPLGWHAIHGPDSHTACNDYIERHWTDLRPLSLLGQILATVSR, encoded by the coding sequence ATGAGCGCGGCGGGCAACCCCTTTGACAATGACGAAGGCGTGTTTCTGGTCCTGGCCAACGCCGAGGGCCAGCACAGCCTGTGGCCGGAGTTTGTCCCCGTCCCGCTGGGCTGGCACGCCATCCATGGCCCCGACTCCCACACAGCCTGCAACGACTACATCGAGCGACACTGGACCGACCTGAGGCCGCTGAGCCTGCTCGGCCAGATCCTCGCCACCGTGTCCCGCTAG
- a CDS encoding isochorismatase family protein: protein MRNDLPQSISYELPATAELPRRCVPWAPDPSRSALLVHDMQQHFLRPYGAGQEPGRSLLANIGRLLTLARELNIPVFYTAQPPHQQPADRALLTDFWGPGIGSNEEGARIVEVLAPQPQDTVLTKWRYSAFQRSNLAETLHAAGRDQLVITGVYAHIGCQVSAADAFMHDIQPFMVADAVADFTAAHHAQALEWVAGRCGVVTGTDELAAAWSGATETPVPVSELVRSRVAELMYMDAADIGDHDNLLELGLDSIRIMDLVETLRADGLEVSFETLAAAATVREWAAALEGQAPALQGAGA from the coding sequence ATGCGCAACGACCTTCCCCAATCCATCTCCTATGAGCTTCCGGCCACGGCCGAACTGCCCCGGCGCTGCGTGCCGTGGGCCCCGGACCCCTCCCGGTCGGCACTGCTGGTGCATGACATGCAGCAGCACTTCCTGCGCCCCTACGGCGCAGGGCAGGAGCCGGGCCGGTCGCTGCTGGCCAATATTGGCCGGCTGCTCACGCTGGCACGGGAGCTGAACATCCCCGTTTTCTACACGGCACAGCCCCCGCACCAGCAGCCGGCGGACCGCGCCCTGCTGACAGATTTTTGGGGACCCGGCATCGGCTCCAATGAGGAGGGTGCCCGCATTGTTGAAGTGCTGGCGCCGCAGCCGCAGGACACCGTGCTGACCAAGTGGCGCTATTCGGCCTTCCAGCGCTCAAACCTGGCCGAAACACTGCACGCCGCAGGCCGGGACCAGCTCGTCATCACCGGCGTCTACGCCCATATTGGTTGCCAGGTCTCTGCCGCGGACGCCTTCATGCATGACATCCAGCCCTTCATGGTGGCCGACGCCGTGGCCGACTTCACCGCCGCCCACCACGCCCAGGCGCTGGAGTGGGTGGCCGGGCGCTGCGGGGTGGTCACCGGAACCGACGAACTGGCCGCCGCATGGTCGGGCGCCACGGAAACGCCCGTGCCCGTGAGTGAGCTGGTCCGCAGCCGCGTGGCCGAGCTCATGTACATGGACGCTGCCGACATTGGCGACCACGACAACCTGCTGGAACTGGGGCTGGACTCCATCCGCATCATGGACCTGGTGGAGACGTTGCGAGCGGATGGCCTGGAGGTTTCCTTTGAAACCCTGGCCGCTGCGGCCACCGTGCGGGAGTGGGCCGCCGCCCTTGAAGGCCAGGCACCGGCACTGCAGGGGGCAGGGGCATGA